The proteins below are encoded in one region of Mycobacterium shinjukuense:
- the mddA gene encoding methanethiol S-methyltransferase has protein sequence MRRFLILGYGAICYVVFLAAFLYAIGFVGNLVVPHTVDNGIAASTAEAVAVNIVLLALFALQHSVMARPAFKQRWTRLVPTTIERSTYVLLASLLLFLVFWQWRTMPATIWHVSWPPAKLALQVLFWLGWIVVLSSTFMINHFDLFGLRQVYLAARERPYTNIKFRTTLLYRLVRHPLMLGFLVAFWATPTMSAGHLLFAVMTTGYIVMALPIEEHDLSRALGEEYRQYRDRVPMLIPGLRPRRRRFTVDSGPQPT, from the coding sequence ATGAGACGGTTTCTGATACTCGGCTACGGAGCGATCTGCTACGTGGTCTTCCTCGCGGCATTCCTGTACGCGATCGGTTTCGTCGGGAATCTCGTGGTGCCGCACACCGTCGACAACGGCATCGCGGCGTCCACGGCCGAGGCGGTCGCGGTCAATATCGTGCTGCTCGCGCTATTCGCGCTGCAACACAGCGTGATGGCACGGCCGGCGTTCAAGCAGCGATGGACACGCCTGGTACCGACGACAATCGAGCGCAGCACCTACGTGCTGCTGGCGAGCCTGCTGTTGTTCCTGGTGTTCTGGCAATGGCGGACGATGCCCGCAACCATCTGGCATGTCAGCTGGCCGCCGGCGAAACTCGCGCTGCAGGTGCTGTTTTGGCTCGGCTGGATCGTCGTGCTCAGCTCGACATTCATGATCAACCATTTCGACCTGTTCGGGCTGCGGCAGGTCTACCTGGCGGCACGCGAACGGCCCTACACCAACATCAAATTCCGCACCACCTTGCTCTATCGGTTGGTGCGGCACCCGCTCATGCTGGGCTTCCTCGTGGCCTTCTGGGCGACCCCCACGATGAGCGCCGGGCATCTGCTGTTCGCGGTCATGACAACCGGCTACATCGTGATGGCCCTGCCCATCGAAGAGCACGACCTGAGCCGGGCATTGGGCGAGGAATACCGGCAGTACCGCGACCGGGTGCCCATGCTGATTCCCGGGCTTCGCCCGCGTAGGCGGCGCTTCACCGTTGACAGCGGTCCGCAGCCGACGTGA
- a CDS encoding Rv0324 family HTH-type transcriptional regulator, which yields MVRQSGRKAALLEQIARVGKALGNGRRLQILDLLAQGERTVDAIATATGMNLTTASANLQALKSGGLVEARRDGTRQYYRLAGEDVARLFALVQSVADAHLADVAVAAAEVLGSPEDAITREELLRRRDAGEVTLVDVRPHEEYLAGHIPGAINIPVADLADRLAELPVDRDIVAYCRGAYCVMAPDAVRIARSAGRGVKRLDDGMLEWRLAGLPVDEGAPAGG from the coding sequence GTGGTTAGGCAATCCGGTCGCAAAGCGGCGCTGTTGGAGCAGATCGCTCGGGTAGGCAAGGCACTGGGCAATGGGCGGCGATTGCAGATCCTCGACTTGCTCGCTCAAGGTGAGCGCACGGTGGACGCGATCGCGACCGCGACCGGGATGAATCTGACCACAGCGTCGGCGAATCTGCAGGCGCTGAAGAGCGGCGGGCTGGTCGAGGCCCGCCGGGACGGGACCCGGCAGTACTACCGGCTTGCCGGAGAGGACGTGGCCAGGTTGTTCGCGCTGGTGCAATCCGTCGCCGACGCGCACCTGGCCGACGTGGCGGTGGCGGCCGCGGAGGTGCTGGGCTCGCCCGAGGATGCCATCACCCGTGAGGAGCTGCTGCGCCGACGAGACGCCGGCGAGGTCACGCTCGTCGACGTGCGACCGCACGAGGAATACCTGGCCGGTCACATCCCGGGCGCCATCAACATCCCGGTGGCCGACCTGGCCGATCGGCTCGCCGAACTGCCCGTCGATCGCGACATCGTCGCCTACTGCCGGGGCGCCTACTGCGTCATGGCCCCCGACGCGGTCCGGATCGCACGCTCGGCGGGCCGGGGGGTGAAACGCCTCGACGATGGCATGCTCGAATGGCGGTTGGCCGGACTGCCGGTCGATGAGGGCGCACCGGCCGGGGGCTGA
- a CDS encoding UDP-glucose dehydrogenase family protein: MRCSVIGTGYLGATHAVGMAELGHEVVGVDIDPGKIAKLAGGDIPFYEPGLRKLLTDNLAAGRLRFTTDYDMAADFADVHFLGVGTPQKKGEYGADLRHVHAVIDTLVPRLTRPSVLVGKSTVPVGTAAELGNRAAALAAPGVDVEIAWNPEFLREGFAVHDTLKPDRIVLGVQDDSVRAQAALRELYGPLLDLGVPFLVTDLQTAELVKVSANAFLATKISFINAISEVCEAAGADVAVLADALGYDRRIGRECLNAGLGFGGGCLPKDIRAFMARAGELGADQALTFLREVDSINMRRRTRMVELATAACGGSLLGANIAVLGAAFKPESDDVRDSPALNVAGQLQLNGAAVNVYDPKALDNANRLFPTLNYAVSVVEACERADAVLVLTEWPEFVDLDPADLADTVRARVVVDGRNCLDVARWRQAGWRVFRLGARRPVGAT; the protein is encoded by the coding sequence ATGCGATGTAGCGTCATCGGCACCGGCTACCTCGGCGCCACCCACGCCGTCGGGATGGCTGAGCTGGGACACGAGGTCGTCGGGGTGGATATCGATCCGGGTAAGATCGCCAAACTCGCCGGGGGCGACATTCCGTTCTACGAGCCCGGTCTACGAAAGCTGTTGACGGACAATCTGGCTGCGGGACGACTGCGGTTCACGACCGACTACGACATGGCGGCCGACTTTGCCGACGTGCACTTCCTCGGTGTCGGCACACCGCAAAAGAAGGGTGAATACGGCGCCGACCTACGCCACGTCCACGCCGTCATCGATACGCTGGTGCCTCGGTTGACCAGGCCCTCGGTTCTCGTCGGCAAATCGACCGTGCCGGTGGGTACCGCGGCGGAACTAGGCAACCGGGCCGCTGCGCTGGCCGCCCCGGGTGTTGACGTCGAAATCGCGTGGAATCCGGAATTCCTTCGTGAAGGGTTCGCGGTGCACGACACCCTGAAACCGGATCGCATCGTGCTTGGGGTGCAGGATGATTCGGTGCGTGCCCAGGCGGCTTTGCGGGAGCTGTACGGCCCGCTGCTGGACTTGGGTGTGCCATTTCTGGTGACCGATCTGCAAACCGCTGAGCTGGTCAAGGTTTCCGCGAATGCCTTTCTAGCGACCAAGATCTCGTTCATCAATGCGATTTCGGAGGTGTGCGAGGCCGCCGGTGCCGACGTCGCCGTGTTGGCCGACGCCCTCGGATACGACCGGCGTATCGGACGCGAATGTCTCAATGCGGGTTTGGGTTTCGGCGGTGGTTGCCTGCCCAAGGACATTCGCGCGTTCATGGCGCGCGCCGGCGAGTTGGGTGCCGACCAGGCGCTGACGTTTCTGCGTGAAGTGGACAGCATCAACATGCGGCGGCGTACCCGGATGGTCGAACTGGCCACCGCCGCCTGCGGTGGTTCGCTGCTGGGCGCCAACATCGCGGTGCTCGGTGCGGCATTCAAACCCGAATCCGACGACGTGCGCGACTCGCCGGCGCTCAACGTCGCGGGCCAGCTGCAGCTCAACGGCGCCGCGGTCAACGTGTATGACCCCAAAGCCCTGGACAACGCAAACCGGCTGTTCCCCACGCTGAACTACGCCGTTTCGGTGGTTGAGGCCTGCGAGCGGGCGGACGCCGTGCTGGTGCTGACCGAATGGCCGGAGTTCGTCGATCTGGACCCCGCCGACCTGGCCGACACGGTGCGCGCCCGGGTCGTTGTCGACGGCCGCAACTGCCTTGATGTCGCCCGCTGGCGGCAGGCAGGGTGGCGGGTGTTTCGGCTGGGTGCGCGACGGCCCGTCGGGGCGACGTAG